The Caldalkalibacillus thermarum genome contains the following window.
ATGCGCTTCACTTCTTCCCGGTATTTCCGGTCGTTCAGTTCATCCAACGTGCTGGAGCGCAAATAAGAAAGAATATCATAGTTGGCTTTATTTAATTCATGGTATAAACGTTCTTCGTATTTAGGCGGTAAGAAGGCCGCATTGACAATCACGGCTGAGCCAATCCCGAGCAAGATAAGCAAAAAGCGGTCCAGCGCAAAAAGGAGGAAGCTTCCCTCTGACCATTCCATAATGGCAATCACGGTCACAATGGCTAAGGGAATGCTTCTTTCAAAGCCCAACTGGAGATTAATGGCAATGATAATGACAACAACCAAGCCGACGACAATCGGTTCGTTGCCTAACAAATACGTAAAGGAAACGGCTAACACCGCCCCGATCACATTGGCTTGCAACTGTTCTAACACATTTTGCCATGAACGGTACAAAGAGGGCTGGATAGCCAATACGGCGGCTAATGCAGCAAAAATCACAGGTTCCATTTTAAACAAGGTGGCCAAATATAAGGAGAGGGTAACCGCGATTCCTGTTTTAATAATCCGTGCTCCCAGTCTCATCGAACTTGAATGCTCCCTTTAACAAGGTGATTTTCTCTGCTCAGCATATCCTATTCATTATAGTGTGTGCAATGTTTTAATCAACTTGTGCGGCCAATGTTTTAAATGTGTTGGCCACGGCTTGCAAGGTGTCTTCCACATCTTGATCCGTGTGCCGGATGGTTAAAAACCAGGCTTCGTATTTGGAAGGGGCTAAATTAATGCCTTGCTTCAGCATGCCTTTAAAGAATGTGGCAAACAGGCGGTCATCACTTTTGGCCGCATCCTCATAGTTTTTCACCTGGTCAACACCAAAATAAACCGTAAGCGCTCCTTTAAACCGGTTGATAGTCACAGGAATACTGAACTGCTGCGCTAATTGGTGAATCCCTTCTTCCAATTTCTGGCCTAATCGATCCAGATAAGCGTATGTTCCTTTCTCTTGCAGCACTTCCAGACAAGCGATGCCTGCTGCCAACGAAAGGGGATTCCCGGCCATTGTTCCGGCTTGGTATGCTGGTCCTAACGGGGCTACTTGCTCCATGATTGCCTTCTTTCCGCCGTAGGCGCCGATCGGTGTTCCGCCACCGATGATTTTACCCATGGCGGTCATGTCTGGTTCAAGTTGAAGAATGTTTTGAGCCCCGCCATAGGTAAAGCGGAAGGCGGTAATCACTTCGTCATAAATAATCAAGGCCCCTTTCTGGTGTGCCAGCCGGTGTACCTCTTCCAGGAAGCCTGGTTCAGGCATGACGATGCCAAAATTGCCCACAATCGGTTCAACTAGGACGGCAGCTACTTCCTCGCCCCAGGTAGTTATGGCTTCTTCAAAGGAGGCCAGGTCATTAAACGGCACGGTAATAACCTCTTGGGCAATACTGTGCGGAATCCCGGCGCTGTCTGGGATACCTAAAGTGGACGGACCTGAACCGGCAGCCACCAGGACAAGATCGGAGTGGCCGTGATAGCACCCGGCAAACTTGATGATTTTAGTCCGGTTGGTGTAAGCGCGAGCCACGCGGATGGTTGTCATCACCGCTTCGGTTCCCGAGTTCACAAAGCGGATCTTTTCCAGGGACGGAATAGCCTCCCTTAGCATTTTGGCGAATTTAACCTCCAAAGGTGTAGGCGTGCCGTATAAGGTCCCCTTGGCAGCTTGTTCGGCAATCGCCTGCGTAATGTGGGGGTGGGCATGTCCTGTAATAATCGGGCCAAATGCACCCAAATAGTCAATGTAACGATTCCCATCCACATCCCACAAGTAGGCGCCTTCCGCCCTCTCTATAAATACAGGTGTTCCTCCGCCAACGGCCTTGTAGGAGCGGGACGGGCTGTTCACTCCGCCGACAATATATTCGCAAGCTTCTCGATAGTATGCCCCGGATTGATCATATGTCCTGTTATGATTAGTCTTTTTGTCTTCCAACTTGATCTCCTCCTTTTTTAATGCGTTATTATTGTATCATGGGCTATATTGGAGATACTAGTAATCAGAAAGATAAGGAGGCAACGCGCATGTTAAAGAACAAAGTGGCCATTGTCACCGGTGCCAGCCGCGGGATCGGCAAGGCGACAGCTTTTAAATTGGCCCAACACCAAGTGCAAGTGGTTTTATTCAGCAGTTCAGAGGAAGTGATGGAGACGGCCCAGGAGCTGGAGCATCTGGGGCACCGGGTGTTAGCGGTTCGCGGGGATGTGGCCCGGGAAAGTGATGTTCAGTCTTGTGTCACTCAAACCATTGAACAATATGGGAAAGTGGATATTTTAGTGAATAATGCCGGCATTGGTTTCTTTAAAGAGGTGGAAGCGACCTCTCTGGAAGAATGGCAGCGCTTGTTTGCAGTCAATGTGCAAGGGGTGTTTTTATTTACGGAAGCGGTCTTGCCTTACATGAAAGAAAGGGGGCAGGGCACAATTATTAATATTGCTTCAGACGTGGCGAGAAGAACAATTCCAAACGGAGCAGCTTATACGGCTTCTAAATACGCCGTGCAGGGATTTACTGGGGCGGTGGCCCAGGAAGTGCGCAAACTGGGCATCAGGGTCGGAACCATTAATCCCGGAATGGTGGATACGTACTTTAATAACAGTATTCAAGGTGATCCGCAAAAAAGAGACTGGCTTAAAGCGGAGGATGTGGCTGATGCTGTCATTTATATGGCCAGTGCACCAAAACATATGGTGATAGATGAAGTCATGCTTCATCCATTAATTCAAGAATACCCCAATGTTTAATAATCTTTTAATGATCATTTGTATCGTTAAGTTAAACAGGGAAAGACTATTTCCGCGGAAATATGCGAACGCTCGACAAATATTGATGTGGAGTTTAAAGTAAATAAACTCTCGTCGCAAAAAAAGAAACTAAGGTGGCATTGGTGTATCATGTTAATCCTCGATTGCAAACCGTTTGGTTCGCTTTTGGGGGCATCAGCATTGACAAAAAAGCACGGTGCCTGTAGTATGTTAGTAAATAGAGGTGTGATTTTTGGATTGGTTTATTCGTAATGAGGTGTATGATCATGGCTGTGTCCAATCAATTAGCACGAGCGCTTGACACATTAAAGAAAAAAGGCGTCCGTATGACCCCTCAACGTCATGCAATTTTATCCTATTTAATTAATACCATGGGTCACCCGACAGCCGATGAGATTTATCAAGCATTGGCCGATCAGTTTCCAAATATGAGTGTGGCCACTGTGTATAATAATTTACGTTTGTTTAAAGAGGCTGGTTTGGTTCACGAACTGACCTATGGCGATGCATCTAGTCGTTTCGACGCTAACGTTGAGGCACATTATCACGTGATTTGTCGTGAATGCGGCAAAATAGTGGACTTCCGTTATCCATTTCTATATGATGTCGAGCGTGTGGCATCTGAAAAAACAGGGTTTCAGGTTGAATCTCACCGCATGGAGTTTTACGGCTATTGCACTGAGTGTAAAGAACAAGTTAAACTTAAAGATAAACAGGTTAACTGGATGAATTAAGATCTAAAGTTTTTGCAGTTCTTTGAGTGTAGCAGAATTCGAAAACGGTATTTAAAAGCTGAGATAAAAGAGGTCCTGGTTCAGGACCTTTTTTATTTGTGGTTCTTTTGTAGTTCTATTGTGTAGAATTGATGTCTGTTGATTGTGTTGAATGTACGTCTGTGGCCTTTTGGGGATCTAGAGTAAGCTTTTGCTTACAGTGCATACATTCATCTACCTTACCCAGCATTTTAGTAGTTTTATCGCAATTGGGGCAAAGGACATATACTGCTCTGGTTGAAGAAATGTATCCGATCCAAAAGTAAACTAAAGTGCTGGCCAAAACCATCAGTAATCCTAAAATGATAAACAGCCACATCGCCCATTGGGCCTGGACAAAAAACGAGCCGTACATGACAATCATGCCACCAAAAACAAGCCCCAAGGCAAACGTGCGAATAATATTGATTTTACCTTTTCCAAACATCGTCGTCCCTCCCGCTGACATTAAGTATATCATAATTGTCAGTTATGATTGAGAGGATTCGGTGTGATATGTTTAACAGTTGTGTGTCCTTCATGATGCAGAAAGTGGAATGAAAAAAAGGGGTTGATTTTGGCTAAAATACGTGTTATTATATCAGTTGTCCGTTGGGACAGAACACGTGAGCCGCTAGCTCAGCTGGTAGAGCATCTGACTTTTAATCAGAGGGTCGAAGGTTCGAATCCTTCGCGGCTCACCATTTCCATTTTTATGCGGGTGTGGCGGAACTGGCAGACGCGCTAGGTTCAGGGTCTAGTGCCCTTTACGGGCGTGGGGGTTCAAATCCCTCCACCCGCACCATTGCATTGTAAATGCTTGAGATACTATGTGTTCAAATGAATATTGTTTGGCCAACATGCTAATGCGGAAATAGCTCAGGGGTAGAGCACCACCTTGCCAAGGTGGGGGTCGCGGGTTCGAATCCCGTTTTCCGCTCCATGTTAATTGCCGGGGTGGCGGAATTTGGCAGACGCACAGGACTTAAAATCCTGCGGTTGGTGACAACCGTGCCGGTTCGAGTCCGGCCCTCGGCACCATTTGAAAATAGTGGATTGTGGGCCCTTAGCTCAACTGGATAGAGCGTTTGACTACGAATCAAAAGGTTGGGAGTTCGAGTCTCTCAGGGCCCGCCATTGTCGGGGAGTGGCTCAGCTTGGTAGAGCACCTGGTTTGGGACCAGGGGGTCGCAGGTTCAAATCCTGTCTCCCCGACCATGATATTTTGAATCGCCAGTCTGTTTGGTGTTATTTTTTGTTGAAATATGGGGCCATAGCTCAGTTGGGAGAGCGCCACGCTGGCAGCGTGGAGGTCAACGGTTCGATCCCGCTTGGCTCCACCAATCATTTTGGCAAAATAATGATGATTGAATTGGTATGTATACTGTGGTATATTATATAATGTTGC
Protein-coding sequences here:
- a CDS encoding DUF2614 family zinc ribbon-containing protein gives rise to the protein MFGKGKINIIRTFALGLVFGGMIVMYGSFFVQAQWAMWLFIILGLLMVLASTLVYFWIGYISSTRAVYVLCPNCDKTTKMLGKVDECMHCKQKLTLDPQKATDVHSTQSTDINSTQ
- the perR gene encoding peroxide-responsive transcriptional repressor PerR; translation: MAVSNQLARALDTLKKKGVRMTPQRHAILSYLINTMGHPTADEIYQALADQFPNMSVATVYNNLRLFKEAGLVHELTYGDASSRFDANVEAHYHVICRECGKIVDFRYPFLYDVERVASEKTGFQVESHRMEFYGYCTECKEQVKLKDKQVNWMN
- a CDS encoding glutamate-1-semialdehyde 2,1-aminomutase translates to MEDKKTNHNRTYDQSGAYYREACEYIVGGVNSPSRSYKAVGGGTPVFIERAEGAYLWDVDGNRYIDYLGAFGPIITGHAHPHITQAIAEQAAKGTLYGTPTPLEVKFAKMLREAIPSLEKIRFVNSGTEAVMTTIRVARAYTNRTKIIKFAGCYHGHSDLVLVAAGSGPSTLGIPDSAGIPHSIAQEVITVPFNDLASFEEAITTWGEEVAAVLVEPIVGNFGIVMPEPGFLEEVHRLAHQKGALIIYDEVITAFRFTYGGAQNILQLEPDMTAMGKIIGGGTPIGAYGGKKAIMEQVAPLGPAYQAGTMAGNPLSLAAGIACLEVLQEKGTYAYLDRLGQKLEEGIHQLAQQFSIPVTINRFKGALTVYFGVDQVKNYEDAAKSDDRLFATFFKGMLKQGINLAPSKYEAWFLTIRHTDQDVEDTLQAVANTFKTLAAQVD
- a CDS encoding SDR family oxidoreductase — its product is MLKNKVAIVTGASRGIGKATAFKLAQHQVQVVLFSSSEEVMETAQELEHLGHRVLAVRGDVARESDVQSCVTQTIEQYGKVDILVNNAGIGFFKEVEATSLEEWQRLFAVNVQGVFLFTEAVLPYMKERGQGTIINIASDVARRTIPNGAAYTASKYAVQGFTGAVAQEVRKLGIRVGTINPGMVDTYFNNSIQGDPQKRDWLKAEDVADAVIYMASAPKHMVIDEVMLHPLIQEYPNV
- a CDS encoding FUSC family protein, encoding MRLGARIIKTGIAVTLSLYLATLFKMEPVIFAALAAVLAIQPSLYRSWQNVLEQLQANVIGAVLAVSFTYLLGNEPIVVGLVVVIIIAINLQLGFERSIPLAIVTVIAIMEWSEGSFLLFALDRFLLILLGIGSAVIVNAAFLPPKYEERLYHELNKANYDILSYLRSSTLDELNDRKYREEVKRIKDLLKKIDQLYSLYKEERTYFRKVTYTKQRKLVLFRKMIQANQKGFALLQSIEKHKTKLAYVPPDLKALLQKEIDILTNYHERILLKYERKLRPHHPHVIPTDVVSGRDQVLTQFMALYKENQEKQDEDWIHLFPLFAQLIDYADTLKRLDKLVESYYSFHEA